A part of Arachis hypogaea cultivar Tifrunner chromosome 12, arahy.Tifrunner.gnm2.J5K5, whole genome shotgun sequence genomic DNA contains:
- the LOC112728618 gene encoding bifunctional riboflavin kinase/FMN phosphatase — translation MGHASVASNGLNNLDSKIWVKIHITITNSPKKPYLSEQLPGFHSLIADCRLGLSWSLFARARSCFDLLVLLDAPMTEKMATASLTKLVRCVILDLDGTLLNTDGIVGNVLKVLLSRYGKQWDGREAHKILGKTPFEAAAAVVEDYQLPCSTIEFISQISPLFSDQWCNIKALPGANRLLKHLKNHGVPMALASNSPKESIEAKISYHDGWKSSFSVIIGGDEVRTGKPSPDMFLEAAERLSMEPSSCLVIEDSLPGVTAGKAAEMQVVAVPSLPKQSHLYTAADEVINSLLDLRPEKWGLPPFEDWVDGTLPLDPWYIGGPVIKGFGRGSKVLGIPTANLSTKGYSDLLAEHPSGVYFGWAGLSSRGVFKMVMSIGWNPYFDNKEKTIEPWILYKFDEDFYGEELRLIIVGYIRPEANFPSLESLIAKIHEDGEIAEKALELPLYSSYKNDPYLRSS, via the exons ATGGGACATGCCAGTGTCGCATCTAATGGATTAAATAATTTAGACAGTAAAATATGGGTGAAAATTCACATAACGATAACGAATTCTCCAAAGAAACCATACTTATCAGAGCAGCTTCCAGGCTTCCACTCCCTGATTGCAGACTGCCGTCTCGGCCTCTCCTGGTCTCTGTTTGCCCGTGCTCGCAGCTGTTTCGATCTCCTCGTGCTTCTAG ATGCTCCTATGACTGAAAAGATGGCAACAGCGTCTTTGACCAAGTTGGTTAGATGCGTTATTCTTGATTTGGATGGCACCCTCCTTAACACAG ATGGCATTGTGGGAAACGTATTAAAGGTTCTACTAAGTAGGTATGGAAAGCAATGGGATGGAAGGGAAGCTCATAAAATTTTGGGGAAGACACCTTTCGaagctgctgctgctgttgtcGAGGATTATCAACTTCCCTGCTCAACTATTGAATTTATTTCCCAAATTTCGCCTTTGTTCTCCGATCA GTGGTGCAACATTAAAGCCCTTCCTGGTGCCAATCGTTTGCTTAAACATCTAAAGAATCATGGAGTTCCAATGGCATTAGCATCAAACTCTCCAAAGGAGAGCATTgaagccaaaatatcttatcatGATG GATGGAAAAGCTCTTTCTCTGTCATAATTGGTGGTGATGAAGTCAGAACAGGGAAGCCTTCTCCTGACAT GTTCCTTGAAGCCGCTGAGAGATTAAGCATGGAGCCTTCTAGCTGTCTTGTTATTGAAGATTCTCT TCCTGGTGTTACTGCAGGTAAGGCTGCTGAGATGCAAGTGGTTGCTGTACCATCACTTCCAAAACAGTCGCATCTGTATACTgcagcagatgaagtcatcaatTCCCTACTTGATTTGCGACCTGAAAAGTGGGGTCTACCACCATTTGAAGATT GGGTTGATGGAACTTTGCCATTAGATCCTTGGTATATTGGGGGTCCTGTCATCAAGGGATTTGGTCGTGGCTCAAAGGTTCTCGGGATCCCTACAG CTAATTTATCAACGAAGGGCTATTCAGATCTCCTTGCAGAGCATCCCTCGGGGGTTTATTTTGGTTGGGCTGGATTATCATCCAGAGGTGTTTTTAAAATGGTCATGAGCATTGGTTGGAATCCATATTTCGACAACAAAGAAAAGACTATA GAGCCTTGGATACTTTACAAGTTTGATGAGGATTTCTATGGGGAAGAACTTCGGCTCATTATAGTTGGTTACATTCGTCCCGAG GCCAATTTTCCATCCCTTGAAAGCTTAATAGCTAAGATTCATGAAGACGGTGAAATTGCTGAGAAGGCTCTTGAACTTCCCTTGTATTCAAGTTACAAGAATGACCCATATTTAAGAAGCTCTTag